GTCCCCCTTAATTTAACTTAAATAATATAAATTTAAACATTTTAATTCACTTTAAATACCCTAGTTTCTGTCGTTTTCATATAGTCTTTAACTATATCTGGAAAATCTTCTTTTAATCTCTTAGAATCTATTGTATTTCTACTTTGCCACTTCCAAGTTATTTTTCTATCCCCAATAAAAGCCACTTCATGATCTTTCATTTCCTGTTGTATTTCTTGTTCTATTTTACTTTTTTCTAATTTTATTTCCTTTAACATATCATTTAAAGTATCTAGCTTTGAAAGTTTCTTACTTTCTATAAATAAATTTAATGGCTTTTTTTCTATATTTTTATATCTATTTTTAAGAAATTTAGAATAATCCTCGCTTCCATCAGGAAGTGGTATATCCTCTCCTAATATGTATTTATTCCAAAACTCTTCTTCCTTTTCCATAATATAATCAATAAGCTCTTGATCTCTGTCTAATTTATATATTTTAATTTCTTCATTACCAATTAATGCACATACATAACAATGACTTGCTCCTGTTACAGCCATATAGTGATAACACTGTATTTGGTAATGTATTGGAACTTCTTCACTCCATTCTTTTTTACAATAACTATTAGTTACCACACATTCTAAAAATGCATTTTCTGAAACAACTACCTTATCTAAATTTGCTATGGCATAAGGATACTTGTGATTCCTAAGCATTCCATTTAAGTTTCTTACCTTTTTACCTGTTTGGTTACAAAATTCTTTAGCTACAAAGTCTTCTAATTTTTTACCTAAAATCATTTTCATATTAGTTTTGATTTCTATATTTTCATCTATTTTTTCCATATATACATTTACACTACTTCTATATGGATTTAAATTTAATATGCTACTTGCATCACTACCCCCAATTCCATTTTTTCTTAGTTTTAACCAAGTTTCCTTTGGCATATTTAAAGTGTTATATTCTATATTTGCATCTAAATATTTTCTCATATAATCCCCCTATTTAATCTAATATCTTAAATATTTCATATTCATTATTAATCTATTAAAAATAATAAACAAAGTTTTTAACTAATCTAACTCGTTGTGCTAGTTAAATGTGATTATTGAAAACACTAGCGCCTAGTAAACTATATTTTTATAGTTCAAAAACTTTATATAGTAATTTCAATATGTTTAGTAAAATTACCCTAGTAAAGATTAAATGTATAAGCTAAACCCACATTTGAGCAACGGATTTATCGTTGGCGCTATGAGATATCTATATCTTTATATTNAATTTTATAGATTGGCGCTATGAGCAAAGCGAATTTTAAGCAACGGATTTATCGTTGGCGCTATGAGCAAAGCGAATTTTAAGCAACGGATTTATCGTTGGCGCTATGAGCAAAGCGAATTTTAAGCAACGGATTTATCGTTGGCGCTATGAGCAAAGCGAATTTTAAGCAACGGATATATCCAAAATACTTAGCCAACACCTTGCTCAAAGTAAAAACAAGAATATATCGTTGGCGCTAATTTTTAAGCTTTGAGAAAAGCTTATACATTATCATCGAGCATACTTAAAATTAATGTAAATATCCACTTTCAAGTATTTTATCTATAAAATATTTTTGCCCTTTCCCTGTTATAAGTGGCTTTGTAGAAAGAATTTCTCCATTTTCAGTTTTAACTACTTTTTCATGTAACTTAAATAATCCACTTTCAATATAAATTTGCTTAGGAGT
The Romboutsia ilealis genome window above contains:
- a CDS encoding YqaJ viral recombinase family nuclease — protein: MRKYLDANIEYNTLNMPKETWLKLRKNGIGGSDASSILNLNPYRSSVNVYMEKIDENIEIKTNMKMILGKKLEDFVAKEFCNQTGKKVRNLNGMLRNHKYPYAIANLDKVVVSENAFLECVVTNSYCKKEWSEEVPIHYQIQCYHYMAVTGASHCYVCALIGNEEIKIYKLDRDQELIDYIMEKEEEFWNKYILGEDIPLPDGSEDYSKFLKNRYKNIEKKPLNLFIESKKLSKLDTLNDMLKEIKLEKSKIEQEIQQEMKDHEVAFIGDRKITWKWQSRNTIDSKRLKEDFPDIVKDYMKTTETRVFKVN